Proteins from a genomic interval of Diaphorobacter sp. HDW4A:
- a CDS encoding carboxymuconolactone decarboxylase family protein has product MTASTSYQRLTRDISSSITALHKGVPGVMKGFGDMAKAAIADGALDAKTKELIALSIGVANRCDGCIGFHTKALVRLGATQAELDEALGVAVYMGGGPSLMYAANAIAAFKEFAESTAPAAV; this is encoded by the coding sequence ATGACAGCAAGCACCAGCTACCAGCGACTCACCCGCGACATCAGCAGCAGCATCACCGCTCTGCACAAAGGCGTTCCCGGCGTGATGAAAGGCTTTGGCGACATGGCCAAGGCCGCCATCGCCGATGGGGCGCTCGACGCCAAGACCAAGGAGCTGATCGCCCTCTCCATCGGCGTGGCCAACCGCTGCGACGGCTGCATCGGCTTTCACACCAAGGCCCTCGTGCGCTTGGGCGCCACACAGGCGGAGCTTGACGAGGCGCTCGGCGTGGCCGTGTACATGGGCGGCGGTCCGTCGCTGATGTATGCGGCCAACGCGATTGCGGCGTTCAAAGAATTCGCGGAAAGCACCGCACCGGCTGCCGTCTGA
- a CDS encoding DUF2798 domain-containing protein — MPPSNTANTSPTRPASRKIHRKYTQFVFALYMAAIMALLMCAVIVGVNSGLGNGYLQRVLQTYLLAMPVAFFCVLGVRPVVMKLVAATVDLG, encoded by the coding sequence ATGCCTCCATCCAATACTGCAAACACCTCCCCTACCCGCCCCGCCAGCCGCAAGATCCATCGCAAGTACACCCAGTTCGTCTTCGCCCTCTACATGGCCGCAATCATGGCCTTGCTGATGTGCGCCGTCATCGTCGGCGTGAACTCCGGCCTCGGCAACGGCTACCTGCAGCGCGTGCTGCAGACTTATCTGCTCGCCATGCCCGTGGCCTTCTTCTGCGTGCTCGGCGTGCGTCCAGTCGTGATGAAGCTGGTGGCGGCGACGGTCGATCTGGGCTGA
- the ppsA gene encoding phosphoenolpyruvate synthase, producing the protein MSALYETTALVVPFENLRMSDVEVVGGKNASLGEMISQLPEGVRVPTGFATTAHAFREFLKHEGLADRISQKLASLDVDDVRALAAAGAEIRGWMENQPFPADLEKSVRDAFATLSAGNAQASFAVRSSATAEDLPDASFAGQQETFLNVVGIEDVLHKMKEVFASLYNDRAISYRVHKGFEHDVVALSAGVQRMVRSDTGAAGVMFTIDTESGFEEVVFITSSYGLGETVVQGAVNPDEFYVHKPMLEAGNKSVIRRNLGSKLIQMVFASPEEKAASGKLVKTTDVAPELRNRYSLTDADVEQLARYALIIEKHYGRPMDIEWGKDGTDGQLYILQARPETVKSQSKGQAELRFKLKGTGTVIAEGRAIGQKIGTGPVRLVNDIAEMDKVQPGDVLVTDMTDPNWEPVMKRASAIVTNRGGRTCHAAIIARELGIPAVVGCGDATSKLKDGTLVTVSCSEGDTGKIYDGLLETEVTEVQRGVMPKISTKIMMNVGNPQLAFDFAQLPNEGVGLARLEFIINNNIGVHPKAILDYPAVDADLKKAVESVARGHASPRAFYVDKVAEGVATIAAAFWPKPVIVRLSDFKSNEYRKLIGGSRYEPEEENPMLGFRGAARYISAEFGEAFAMECEALKRVRNEMGLTNIQVMVPFVRTLKQAERVTSLLAEHGLKRGENSLKVIMMCEVPSNAVLAEQFLQFFDGFSVGSNDLTQLTLGLDRDSGLELLAADFDERDPAVQALLKRAIDACLAQGKYVGICGQGPSDHPDFAKWLAEQGISSISLNPDSVVTTWQNLAG; encoded by the coding sequence ATGTCTGCACTCTATGAAACGACCGCCTTGGTCGTTCCGTTTGAGAACCTGAGAATGAGCGACGTCGAAGTCGTAGGCGGCAAGAACGCCTCGCTCGGCGAAATGATCTCCCAACTGCCCGAAGGCGTTCGCGTGCCGACGGGTTTTGCCACCACCGCCCATGCGTTCCGTGAGTTTCTGAAGCATGAAGGTCTGGCTGATCGCATCAGCCAAAAGCTGGCGTCGCTCGATGTGGATGACGTGCGCGCGCTGGCTGCTGCTGGCGCTGAGATTCGCGGCTGGATGGAAAACCAGCCTTTCCCTGCCGACCTCGAAAAATCGGTCCGTGACGCTTTCGCAACCCTGTCCGCAGGCAACGCGCAGGCGAGCTTCGCCGTGCGCTCTTCGGCCACCGCTGAAGATCTGCCAGACGCTTCGTTCGCCGGTCAGCAGGAAACCTTCCTGAACGTCGTCGGCATCGAAGACGTGCTGCACAAGATGAAGGAAGTGTTCGCGTCGCTGTACAACGACCGTGCCATTTCGTATCGCGTCCACAAGGGCTTCGAGCACGACGTGGTGGCCCTCTCGGCTGGCGTGCAGCGCATGGTGCGCTCCGACACCGGCGCCGCTGGCGTGATGTTTACCATCGACACCGAATCCGGCTTCGAAGAAGTGGTGTTCATCACCTCGAGCTACGGTCTCGGCGAGACCGTGGTGCAGGGCGCCGTGAACCCTGACGAGTTCTACGTGCACAAGCCCATGTTGGAAGCGGGCAACAAGTCGGTGATCCGCCGCAACCTGGGCAGCAAGCTGATCCAGATGGTGTTCGCATCGCCCGAAGAAAAGGCTGCCTCCGGCAAGCTGGTGAAGACCACCGACGTGGCGCCCGAGCTGCGCAACCGCTACTCGCTGACCGACGCCGACGTCGAACAGCTGGCCCGCTACGCGCTGATCATCGAGAAGCACTACGGTCGTCCGATGGACATCGAGTGGGGCAAGGACGGCACCGATGGCCAGCTCTACATCCTGCAGGCACGTCCCGAAACCGTGAAGAGCCAGTCCAAGGGCCAGGCCGAACTGCGCTTCAAGTTGAAGGGCACCGGCACCGTGATCGCCGAAGGCCGCGCCATCGGTCAGAAGATCGGCACCGGCCCTGTGCGCCTGGTGAACGACATCGCCGAAATGGACAAGGTCCAGCCCGGTGACGTGCTGGTCACCGACATGACCGACCCCAACTGGGAGCCAGTGATGAAGCGCGCTTCCGCCATCGTCACCAACCGTGGTGGCCGCACCTGCCACGCCGCGATCATTGCGCGTGAACTGGGCATTCCAGCGGTGGTGGGCTGCGGCGACGCGACCTCCAAGCTCAAGGATGGCACGCTCGTCACCGTGAGCTGCTCGGAAGGCGACACCGGCAAGATCTACGACGGTCTGCTCGAAACCGAAGTGACTGAAGTGCAGCGCGGCGTGATGCCCAAGATCAGCACCAAGATCATGATGAACGTGGGCAACCCCCAGCTCGCGTTCGACTTCGCACAACTGCCCAACGAAGGCGTGGGTCTGGCGCGTCTCGAGTTCATCATCAACAACAACATCGGCGTACACCCCAAGGCGATCCTCGACTACCCTGCCGTCGATGCCGACCTCAAAAAGGCCGTCGAATCCGTGGCCCGTGGCCATGCCTCGCCGCGCGCGTTCTATGTCGACAAGGTCGCCGAGGGCGTGGCGACGATTGCCGCCGCGTTCTGGCCCAAGCCCGTCATCGTGCGTCTGTCGGACTTCAAGTCCAACGAGTACCGCAAGCTGATCGGCGGCAGCCGCTACGAGCCCGAAGAAGAAAACCCGATGCTGGGCTTTCGTGGTGCCGCACGCTACATCAGCGCTGAATTCGGTGAAGCCTTCGCGATGGAGTGCGAAGCCCTCAAGCGCGTGCGCAACGAAATGGGTCTGACCAACATCCAGGTGATGGTGCCTTTTGTGCGCACCCTGAAGCAAGCCGAGCGCGTGACCAGCCTGCTCGCCGAGCACGGTTTGAAGCGCGGCGAGAACTCGCTCAAGGTCATCATGATGTGCGAGGTTCCCTCGAACGCCGTGCTGGCCGAGCAGTTCCTGCAGTTCTTCGACGGCTTCTCCGTCGGCTCGAACGATCTGACGCAGCTCACGCTGGGTCTGGACCGCGACTCTGGTCTGGAACTGCTGGCCGCCGACTTCGACGAGCGCGATCCTGCTGTGCAGGCGCTCCTCAAGCGCGCCATCGACGCCTGCCTGGCACAGGGCAAGTACGTGGGCATCTGCGGCCAGGGCCCCAGCGATCACCCTGACTTCGCCAAGTGGCTGGCCGAGCAGGGCATCTCGTCGATCTCGCTGAACCCTGACAGCGTCGTCACGACTTGGCAGAACCTCGCAGGCTGA
- the bchE gene encoding magnesium-protoporphyrin IX monomethyl ester anaerobic oxidative cyclase: MKIVLINPPHTAIGSRMPKEHLPPLGLLSIGGPLIDAGFEVALIDAEFGPMPLASIVDQVMGHAADVVMLGHSGSSSAHATVVELCVLLKQRQPALTIIYGGVHPTYLWDEILRDCAPIDFIVRGEGEQTALSLMQALAGIDEVDLHALPGIAFRDDGIPVATADAPMIRRLDDYRVGWELIDHSRYSYWGGKRAVVAQFSRGCPHLCSYCGQRGFWTQWRHRDPVLFAKELARLHREHGVELINFADELPTGSRAMWKAFLEALIAEDVPLLLVGSTRAGDIVRDHDILHLYKKAGVIRFLLGIESYSDATLASIRKGATTSEDQQAITLLREHGMLSMATYVVGFSEEGDADFWRSFRHLVRYDADQIQLLYATPHRWTPFYAEVEDREVLQTDTRRWDYKHQVLANPRVPAWRVFIWFKLIEVIVQLRPRVLARTLLHPAPEYRHAMRWYTRIGRRVWFHEVWEFLTRTRHDHSGTTLRTFAGADLAEREYALARRTPMAPRKVQWITIDNFMRTP, encoded by the coding sequence ATGAAGATCGTTCTGATCAACCCGCCCCACACCGCCATCGGCAGCCGCATGCCGAAGGAACACCTGCCGCCGCTCGGCCTGCTGAGCATCGGTGGGCCGCTGATCGACGCGGGGTTCGAGGTGGCGTTGATCGATGCGGAATTCGGGCCGATGCCGCTGGCCAGCATCGTTGATCAGGTGATGGGCCATGCGGCGGATGTGGTGATGCTCGGCCACTCCGGTTCCAGCTCGGCCCATGCCACGGTGGTCGAGCTCTGCGTGCTGCTCAAGCAGCGACAGCCCGCGCTCACCATCATTTACGGCGGCGTGCACCCCACCTATCTGTGGGACGAGATTCTGCGGGACTGCGCGCCCATCGACTTCATCGTGCGCGGCGAAGGTGAGCAAACGGCGCTGAGCCTGATGCAAGCGCTCGCGGGCATTGACGAAGTGGATCTGCACGCCCTGCCCGGCATCGCCTTCCGGGATGACGGCATCCCCGTCGCCACGGCCGATGCGCCGATGATCCGCCGCCTCGACGACTATCGCGTGGGCTGGGAACTCATCGACCATAGCCGTTATTCCTACTGGGGCGGCAAGCGCGCCGTGGTGGCGCAATTCTCGCGCGGCTGCCCACATCTGTGCAGCTACTGCGGCCAGCGCGGTTTCTGGACGCAGTGGCGGCACCGCGACCCGGTGCTGTTCGCCAAGGAGCTCGCCCGGCTGCACCGCGAGCACGGCGTCGAGCTGATCAACTTCGCCGACGAGTTGCCCACCGGCTCGCGCGCCATGTGGAAGGCCTTTCTTGAAGCGCTGATCGCCGAGGATGTGCCGCTGCTGCTGGTCGGCTCGACCCGCGCGGGCGACATCGTGCGCGACCACGACATTCTTCATCTCTACAAGAAGGCCGGTGTAATCCGATTTCTGCTGGGCATCGAAAGCTACAGCGACGCCACGCTCGCGAGCATCCGCAAGGGCGCGACGACCAGCGAAGACCAACAGGCCATCACCCTTCTGCGCGAGCACGGCATGCTGTCGATGGCGACCTACGTGGTGGGTTTCAGCGAGGAAGGTGACGCGGACTTCTGGCGCTCGTTCCGGCATCTGGTGCGCTACGACGCGGACCAGATCCAGCTGCTCTACGCCACGCCGCACCGCTGGACGCCGTTCTACGCTGAGGTCGAAGACCGCGAGGTCCTGCAGACCGACACCCGCCGCTGGGACTACAAGCACCAGGTCCTCGCCAACCCACGCGTGCCCGCCTGGCGCGTGTTCATCTGGTTCAAGCTCATCGAAGTAATCGTGCAACTGCGTCCGCGCGTGCTCGCCCGCACCCTGCTGCACCCAGCCCCCGAATACCGCCACGCCATGCGCTGGTACACCCGCATCGGCAGGCGCGTCTGGTTCCACGAGGTCTGGGAATTCCTGACCCGAACGCGCCATGACCACAGTGGCACGACCCTGCGCACATTCGCGGGTGCCGACCTTGCCGAACGCGAATATGCGTTGGCCCGCCGCACGCCGATGGCGCCGCGCAAGGTGCAGTGGATCACCATTGACAATTTCATGAGAACTCCTTGA
- a CDS encoding heme ABC transporter ATP-binding protein, protein MTRGLIECCALGVGIARGPRLATVNAQLQPGRFTAILGPNGAGKSTLLATLIGERAPQSGEVMLDGRPVARHAPEQIALRRAVMPQDCSVAFDFTALEVVELGRYPHRQRPSTDEAGVVRSAMRRTGVDHLAHRSINTLSGGERARTHLARALAQVWEPPQDAAARWMLLDEPTAALDLAHQHHSMALLRSLAEEQGMGVVAVVHDVNLAVRYAHEVLILGHGECVGGPVHEVLVPGRIHQVWGVHCTQVAASDGLPQFLFSGAM, encoded by the coding sequence ATGACGAGGGGCTTGATCGAATGCTGCGCGCTGGGCGTGGGCATCGCACGCGGGCCACGTCTGGCGACGGTGAATGCGCAACTTCAACCGGGGCGCTTCACCGCGATTCTCGGCCCCAACGGGGCAGGCAAGTCGACACTGCTGGCCACGCTGATCGGCGAGCGCGCACCGCAGTCGGGCGAGGTGATGCTTGACGGCCGACCCGTGGCCCGCCACGCGCCCGAGCAGATCGCTTTGCGGCGCGCCGTGATGCCGCAGGACTGCAGCGTGGCCTTTGATTTCACGGCGCTCGAAGTGGTGGAGCTGGGGCGCTATCCGCATCGCCAGCGCCCCAGCACGGACGAGGCGGGCGTCGTGCGCAGCGCCATGCGGCGCACCGGGGTGGATCATCTCGCGCATCGCAGCATCAACACGCTCTCGGGCGGCGAACGCGCCCGCACGCATCTCGCACGCGCGCTTGCACAGGTGTGGGAGCCGCCGCAGGACGCCGCCGCGCGCTGGATGCTGCTCGACGAGCCGACTGCCGCGCTTGACCTCGCCCACCAGCATCACAGCATGGCGCTGCTGCGCAGTCTTGCCGAGGAGCAGGGCATGGGCGTGGTCGCGGTGGTGCACGACGTGAATCTCGCCGTGCGTTACGCGCACGAGGTGCTGATCCTCGGCCATGGCGAATGCGTGGGCGGGCCGGTGCACGAGGTGCTGGTGCCCGGGCGCATCCACCAAGTGTGGGGCGTGCACTGCACGCAGGTGGCAGCGAGCGACGGCTTGCCGCAGTTTCTGTTCAGCGGGGCGATGTAG
- a CDS encoding iron ABC transporter permease has translation MNDVNSARPALAPLPSWHPRRMRLPNGRLTRRATLMLGAVLLLVVVVVGSASGAYGISGERLLTLLWSGMFGNVPPAADHLVFFNIRLPRLLMGVAAGAGLGVAGALLQGLFRNPLADPGLIGVSSGAALAAGITIVMGSAWFPELPRTLGSWPLVCMAFGGGLLVTMLVYALGQVQGGTRIGVMLLAGIAVNALAGAGLGFLSFISSDEQLRNLQMWLLGSLGASRWSAVVLVCAAVGVSLVAAQRLAQPLNAIALGEAQAQLLGIRVERTKRLAVLITALAVGAVTATTGVIGFIGLIAPHWVRMVAGPDHRVVLPGSALLGATLVVLADAVARTIVKPAELPLGVLTAFIGVPLFLLMLRQFRSKV, from the coding sequence ATGAATGATGTGAATTCCGCACGGCCTGCGCTGGCACCGTTGCCGTCATGGCATCCACGCCGCATGCGGTTGCCGAACGGCCGCCTCACGCGCCGCGCCACGCTGATGCTGGGCGCGGTGCTGCTGCTTGTCGTCGTGGTGGTGGGCAGCGCGAGCGGCGCGTACGGCATCTCTGGCGAGCGGCTTTTGACGCTGCTGTGGTCGGGCATGTTCGGCAATGTGCCGCCTGCGGCCGATCATCTGGTGTTCTTCAACATCCGTCTGCCGCGCCTGCTGATGGGTGTGGCGGCGGGTGCGGGGCTCGGTGTGGCGGGCGCGCTGCTGCAGGGGTTGTTCCGCAATCCGCTGGCCGATCCCGGTTTGATCGGCGTGAGCAGCGGAGCCGCGCTCGCGGCTGGCATCACCATCGTGATGGGCAGCGCCTGGTTTCCGGAACTGCCGCGCACGCTCGGCAGCTGGCCGCTGGTATGCATGGCCTTCGGTGGCGGGCTGCTGGTGACGATGCTGGTCTATGCGCTGGGCCAGGTGCAGGGTGGCACACGCATCGGCGTGATGCTGCTCGCGGGCATTGCGGTCAATGCGCTTGCGGGTGCGGGGCTGGGATTCTTGAGCTTCATCTCCAGCGACGAGCAGTTGCGCAATCTGCAGATGTGGCTGCTCGGCAGCCTTGGCGCATCGCGCTGGTCTGCGGTGGTGCTGGTGTGCGCGGCGGTGGGTGTGAGCCTCGTGGCCGCACAGCGTCTGGCGCAGCCGCTCAATGCCATCGCACTCGGCGAGGCGCAGGCGCAGTTGCTGGGTATTCGCGTGGAGCGCACCAAGCGGCTAGCCGTGTTGATCACCGCGCTGGCAGTGGGCGCGGTGACGGCGACGACCGGCGTCATCGGTTTCATCGGCCTGATCGCGCCGCACTGGGTGCGCATGGTGGCCGGGCCCGATCACCGCGTCGTGTTGCCAGGCTCGGCACTGCTCGGCGCGACGCTCGTCGTGTTGGCCGATGCGGTCGCGCGCACCATCGTCAAACCGGCCGAGTTACCGCTTGGCGTGCTCACCGCATTTATCGGTGTGCCGCTGTTTTTGTTGATGCTCAGGCAGTTCAGGAGCAAGGTATGA
- a CDS encoding DUF4261 domain-containing protein, with protein MTEELTETSPRNPPDMWQFEALYAAPPQLDGETLRAALEEYLGEVQLISRGSDGKALMFALLDYCVDYSDKKSMPSQIAILHADKPLDTAEYAEAIQQTWDWPEKEEAIAQSTHCVLVTEFMGRGLEVEDRLEILQAIMHVIIENGGVTAISQSNARCLLNPETYVQNHADGYAYYGVLNVRFFNISNHEGDMLMDSVGASVFGVPDLQCHFRQLDPSEVSRFVFNSAVYLIQNGDVIEDGHTLAGIEKGSKWRCQHEDALVAPERLVLDANPGAPYAVGNR; from the coding sequence ATGACCGAAGAACTGACCGAGACATCTCCCCGCAATCCGCCCGACATGTGGCAGTTCGAGGCACTCTACGCCGCCCCACCACAGCTCGATGGTGAAACACTGCGCGCGGCCTTGGAAGAATATCTCGGCGAGGTTCAACTGATCTCGAGGGGCTCGGACGGCAAAGCGCTCATGTTCGCGCTGCTCGACTATTGCGTGGACTACAGCGACAAGAAGTCCATGCCCAGCCAGATCGCGATCCTGCATGCCGACAAGCCTCTGGATACCGCCGAATATGCCGAAGCGATCCAGCAAACCTGGGACTGGCCCGAGAAGGAAGAAGCCATCGCGCAAAGCACGCACTGCGTGTTGGTGACCGAGTTCATGGGCCGCGGATTGGAGGTCGAAGATCGCCTCGAAATCCTCCAGGCGATCATGCATGTGATCATCGAAAACGGCGGCGTCACCGCCATCAGCCAGTCCAACGCCCGCTGCCTGCTCAACCCCGAGACCTACGTCCAGAATCACGCGGACGGCTACGCGTACTACGGCGTGCTCAACGTGCGCTTCTTCAACATCAGCAACCATGAAGGCGACATGCTGATGGACAGCGTGGGCGCAAGCGTTTTCGGCGTCCCCGATCTGCAATGCCATTTTCGCCAGCTCGATCCGTCGGAGGTCTCGCGCTTCGTCTTCAACTCCGCCGTCTATCTGATCCAGAACGGCGACGTGATCGAAGACGGCCACACGCTGGCCGGCATCGAGAAAGGCAGCAAATGGCGCTGCCAGCACGAGGACGCGCTGGTGGCGCCGGAGCGGCTGGTGCTGGACGCGAACCCCGGCGCGCCCTACGCAGTGGGCAATCGCTAG
- a CDS encoding LysR family transcriptional regulator has protein sequence MPNLRAIETFVKALEGGSIASAARQLGISPAAASQNIARLEKELGTRLITRTTRSMALTEAGERYLARVAPVLDELERAQSDLSLIHGELQGRLRIACMTAFGRHVLAPLLPAFAAKHPRLELELLITDRNVDVLKEDVDVSVRYRDALEPGMSVRLLVAVPRVLHASPAYLREHGTPQTAEELLQHACLVYRRGSDGRFMRWPFSRDGKPVEPQLRIGAVATDIDSLVEYARAGGGIVWAGSFITQRYLQNPGSSPLPIAERYVQEGQLVPIHLKPARKGQLQFDPQPLDFFACFRDRKYVPSKVRALVDYLVEVLPQQPGMQRSQ, from the coding sequence ATGCCGAATCTCAGAGCCATCGAAACCTTCGTCAAAGCGCTGGAAGGCGGCAGCATTGCCTCAGCCGCGCGCCAGCTCGGGATTTCGCCGGCGGCGGCGAGCCAGAACATTGCGCGGCTCGAGAAGGAGTTGGGCACGCGGTTGATTACGCGCACCACGCGTTCGATGGCGCTGACCGAGGCGGGCGAGCGCTATCTGGCGCGCGTGGCTCCGGTGCTCGACGAGCTGGAGCGCGCGCAGTCCGACCTGTCGCTGATCCATGGCGAGCTGCAGGGCCGCTTGCGCATCGCCTGCATGACGGCGTTCGGCCGCCATGTGCTCGCGCCGCTGCTGCCTGCGTTTGCGGCAAAGCATCCTCGGCTGGAGCTGGAACTGCTGATCACCGACCGCAATGTTGACGTGCTCAAGGAGGATGTGGATGTGAGCGTGCGGTATCGCGACGCGCTCGAGCCCGGGATGTCGGTGCGGCTGCTGGTGGCAGTGCCGCGCGTGCTTCACGCCTCGCCCGCGTATCTGCGCGAGCACGGCACGCCGCAGACGGCGGAGGAGCTGCTGCAGCACGCCTGCCTCGTCTACCGGCGCGGCAGCGACGGGCGCTTCATGCGCTGGCCGTTCTCGCGCGATGGCAAGCCGGTCGAGCCGCAGTTGCGCATCGGCGCAGTGGCGACCGACATCGACTCGCTGGTCGAATACGCGCGCGCGGGCGGCGGCATCGTCTGGGCTGGCAGCTTCATCACCCAGCGATATCTGCAGAATCCGGGCAGTTCGCCGCTGCCGATTGCCGAGCGCTACGTGCAGGAGGGACAGCTCGTGCCCATCCACCTCAAGCCCGCACGCAAGGGGCAGTTGCAGTTCGATCCGCAGCCGCTCGATTTCTTTGCCTGTTTTCGCGACCGAAAATATGTACCGTCCAAGGTGCGTGCGCTGGTCGACTATCTGGTCGAGGTGCTGCCGCAGCAGCCCGGCATGCAGCGTTCGCAGTAG
- a CDS encoding pyruvate, water dikinase regulatory protein has translation MHTHTIFVISDGTGITAETFGTAIMAQFETKPRLVRIPFVDSIDKCHQAIRQVNHVAEVEHKKPIVFTTLVNQEMLDLIETQCHAKVFDMFGTFVRPLEIELGQKSLHRVGRFADISESKEYLERMEAINYTLAHDDGQTHHDLTGADVILVGVSRSGKTPTSLYLAMQFGLKVANYPLIPEDFDRKQLPPALEPYRKKLFGLTIDPQRLSSIRNERRPDSKYASLANCRYEVSEAEAMMRRSSIGWLSSTTKSIEEIATTILQEVLPQHLGH, from the coding sequence ATGCATACCCACACGATTTTCGTGATCTCCGACGGCACCGGCATTACCGCCGAGACCTTCGGCACTGCCATCATGGCCCAGTTCGAGACCAAGCCCCGGCTGGTGCGCATCCCGTTCGTGGATTCCATCGACAAGTGCCATCAGGCCATCCGTCAGGTCAACCATGTGGCCGAGGTAGAGCACAAGAAGCCCATCGTCTTCACCACGCTGGTGAACCAGGAAATGCTCGATCTGATCGAGACCCAGTGCCACGCCAAGGTGTTCGACATGTTCGGCACCTTTGTGCGCCCGCTGGAAATTGAGCTCGGCCAGAAGTCGCTGCACCGCGTGGGCCGCTTCGCCGACATCAGCGAGAGCAAGGAATATCTGGAACGCATGGAGGCGATCAACTACACGCTCGCCCACGACGACGGTCAGACCCACCACGACCTGACCGGCGCGGACGTGATCCTCGTCGGTGTGAGCCGCAGCGGCAAAACGCCGACCAGCCTCTATCTGGCGATGCAGTTCGGTCTCAAGGTCGCGAACTACCCGCTGATCCCCGAAGATTTCGATCGCAAACAATTGCCCCCGGCGCTCGAACCGTACCGCAAGAAGCTGTTCGGCCTGACCATCGACCCGCAGCGCCTCTCCAGCATCCGCAACGAGCGTCGCCCAGATTCGAAATACGCAAGTCTCGCCAACTGCCGCTACGAGGTGTCCGAGGCCGAGGCGATGATGCGCCGCTCGAGCATCGGCTGGCTCTCGAGCACCACCAAGTCGATTGAAGAGATCGCGACGACGATCCTGCAGGAAGTGCTGCCGCAACACCTCGGCCATTGA